In a single window of the Lacerta agilis isolate rLacAgi1 chromosome 15, rLacAgi1.pri, whole genome shotgun sequence genome:
- the MDH2 gene encoding LOW QUALITY PROTEIN: malate dehydrogenase, mitochondrial (The sequence of the model RefSeq protein was modified relative to this genomic sequence to represent the inferred CDS: inserted 1 base in 1 codon) — protein MFSRLTRPASAALRRGFATSSQNNAKVAVLGASGGIGQPLSLLLKNSPLISRLNLYDIAHTPGVAADLSHIETRAEVKGFLGPEQLPESLKGCEVVVIPAGVPRKPGMTRDDLFNTNATIVANLAAACAQHCPEAMICVIANPVNSTIPITSEVFKKHGVYNPNKIFGVTTLDIVRANXFVAELKGLDPARVNVPVIGGHAGKTIIPLISQCTPKVDFPQDQLTALTGRIQEAGTEVVKAKAGAGSATLSMAYAGARFVFSVLDAMNGKEGVIECSFVRSEETECTYFSTPLLFGKNGIEKNLGIGKISPFEEKMVAEAVSELKASIKKGEEFAKSMK, from the exons AACAATGCTAAGGTGGCCGTGCTTGGTGCTTCTGGTGGGATTGGccaacctctctctctcctactgAAGAACAGCCCCTTAATCAGTCGCCTCAACCTCTACGATATTGCCCACACACCTGGTGTAGCAGCTGACCTCAGCCACATCGAAACGAGAGCTGAAGTGAAAG gtTTCCTGGGACCTGAGCAGTTGCCAGAGTCTCTGAAGGGCTGCGAAGTTGTTGTTATTCCAGCCGGTGTTCCTAGAAAGCCTG GCATGACCCGTGATGACCTTTTCAACACGAATGCCACCATTGTTGCTAACCTGGCAGCCGCTTGTGCCCAGCACTGCCCTGAAGCCATGATCTGTGTGATTGCAAATCCG GTCAATTCTACCATCCCAATTACTTCTGAGGTCTTTAAGAAGCATGGCGTATACAACCCCAACAAAATTTTCGGCGTCACAACACTGGACATTGTCCGAGCAA ACTTTGTGGCTGAACTGAAG GGCTTGGATCCAGCTCGTGTAAATGTCCCTGTGATCGGCGGCCATGCAGGAAAGACCATCATCCCTCTGATTTCTCAG TGTACGCCTAAAGTAGATTTCCCTCAGGACCAGTTGACAGCCCTTACTGGAAGGATTCAGGAGGCTGGGACAGAGGTTGTCAAGGCAAAAGCAGGTGCAG GATCAGCCACACTCTCTATGGCTTATGCTGGTGCCCGGTTTGTTTTCTCCGTCCTGGATGCGATGAATGGGAAGGAGGGGGTCATCGAGTGCTCTTTCGTCCGGTCAGAGGAAACTGAGTGCACATATTTCTCCACGCCGCTGCTGTTTGGG aAAAACGGCATTGAGAAGAACCTAGGCATTGGCAAGATTTCTCCTTTCGAAGAGAAGATGGTGGCAGAGGCGGTTTCGGAGCTGAAAGCTTCCATCAAGAAAGGGGAAGAGTTTGCCAAGAGCATGAAGTGA